A single genomic interval of Trachemys scripta elegans isolate TJP31775 chromosome 3, CAS_Tse_1.0, whole genome shotgun sequence harbors:
- the SLC1A4 gene encoding neutral amino acid transporter A isoform X1 has translation MEKPSESWNGHVQGDALAGLEAAAARGLPAEPARRRGCGRCLRKHSLVILTVAGVLLGVALGAAVRGAHLSRAQVAALAFPGELLLRMLRMVILPLVVCSLVSGAASLDTRALGKLGGIAVAYFMGTTLVASALAVALAFIIRPGAGAQALNTNALGLADALPTNKETVDSFLDLARNLFPSNLVVAAFRTYATDYKIIVRNISVGNVTFEKIPIGTEIEGMNILGLVLFALVLGVALKKLGPEGEELIRFFNSFNEATMVLVSWIMWYVPIGITFLVGSKIVEMEDIVLLVTSLGKYIFASILGHVIHGGIILPLIYFAFTRKNPFSFLLGLITPFATAFATCSSSATLPSMIKCIEENNGVDKRISRFILPIGATVNMDGAAIFQCVAAVFIAQLNNVDLNAGQIFTILVTATAASVGAAGVPAGGVLTIAIILEAIGLPTNDLSLILAVDWIVDRTTTVVNVEGDALGAGILHYLNQKEKTSKEQELNEVNVEAIPNCKSEGETSPLVTHRNQVPTPASTAEPESKESVL, from the exons ATGGAGAAGCCGAGCGAGAGCTGGAACGGCCACGTGCAGGGCGACGCCCTGGCCGGGCTGGAGGCGGCGGCGGCCCGGGGGCTGCCCGCGGAGCCGGCCCGGCGGCGGGGCTGCGGCCGCTGCCTGAGGAAGCACAGCCTGGTCATCCTGACCGTGGCCGGCGTGCTGCTAGGGGTGGCCCTGGGCGCGGCCGTCCGCGGCGCCCACCTCAGCCGGGCGCAGGTGGCCGCCCTGGCCTTCCCCGGGGAGCTGCTGCTCCGCATGCTGCGGATGGTCATCCTGCCGCTGGTGGTCTGCAGCCTGGTCTCCGGCGCCGCCAGCCTGGACACCCGGGCCCTGGGCAAGCTGGGGGGCATCGCCGTCGCCTACTTCATGGGCACCACCCTGGTGGCCTCCGCGCTGGCCGTAGCCTTGGCCTTCATCATCCGACCGGGGGCCGGGGCCCAGGCGCTGAACACCAACGCCCTGGGGCTGGCCGACGCCCTGCCCACCAACAAAGAGACGGTGGACTCCTTCCTGGACCTCGCCAG aaaCCTGTTTCCTTCCAACCTGGTTGTTGCAGCTTTTCGAACG TATGCAACGGATTATAAGATAATAGTAAGAAACATCTCTGTTGGAAATGTTACGTTTGAGAAG ATCCCTATTGGCACAGAGATTGAAGGGATGAATattctgggactggttttgtttgCTCTGGTTTTGGGAGTAGCTTTGAAAAAGCTTGGCCCAGAAGGAGAAGAACTGATTCGTTTCTTTAACTCATTCAATGAGGCAACTATGGTCTTGGTATCTTGGATTATGTG GTATGTGCCTATTGGCATTACATTCCTTGTTGGAAGCAAGATTGTAGAAATGGAAGATATTGTCCTTCTGGTAACCAGCCTGGGAAAATACATCTTTGCCTCAATTCTGGGTCACGTCATCCATGGAGGAATCATTTTGCCGCTTATATATTTTGCATTCACACGCAAAAATCCTTTCAGCTTTCTCTTAGGACTTATAACACCATTTGCAACAGCCTTTGCCACTTGTTCAAG CTCAGCTACTCTCCCATCAATGATCAAGTGTATTGAAGAAAACAATGGAGTAGACAAGAGGATCAGTAGGTTCATCCTTCCTATTGGGGCCACTGTGAACATGGATGGAGCTGCCATATTCCAGTGCGTGGCAGCTGTGTTTATTGCTCAGCTGAATAATGTTGACCTCAATGCTGGACAGATCTTTACTATTCT TGTGACGGCCACTGCAGCCAGCGTTGGAGCGGCTGGAGTCCCAGCTGGAGGAGTTCTGACCATTGCTATTATCCTGGAGGCCATTGGACTTCCCACCAACGATCTATCCTTGATATTAGCAGTGGACTGGATTGT GGACCGAACCACCACTGTTGTGAACGTTGAAGGAGATGCCCTGGGAGCAGGTATCCTTCATTATCTGAATCAAAAAGAAAAGACGTCGAAAGAGCAGGAGCTAAATGAAGTCAATGTAGAAGCGATTCCCAACTGCAAATCTGAAGGGGAAACATCACCTCTGGTAACACACAGGAACCaagtccccaccccagccagcacTGCGGAGCCAGAGTCAAAAGAATCAGTACTGTGA
- the SLC1A4 gene encoding neutral amino acid transporter A isoform X2, producing MNILGLVLFALVLGVALKKLGPEGEELIRFFNSFNEATMVLVSWIMWYVPIGITFLVGSKIVEMEDIVLLVTSLGKYIFASILGHVIHGGIILPLIYFAFTRKNPFSFLLGLITPFATAFATCSSSATLPSMIKCIEENNGVDKRISRFILPIGATVNMDGAAIFQCVAAVFIAQLNNVDLNAGQIFTILVTATAASVGAAGVPAGGVLTIAIILEAIGLPTNDLSLILAVDWIVDRTTTVVNVEGDALGAGILHYLNQKEKTSKEQELNEVNVEAIPNCKSEGETSPLVTHRNQVPTPASTAEPESKESVL from the exons ATGAATattctgggactggttttgtttgCTCTGGTTTTGGGAGTAGCTTTGAAAAAGCTTGGCCCAGAAGGAGAAGAACTGATTCGTTTCTTTAACTCATTCAATGAGGCAACTATGGTCTTGGTATCTTGGATTATGTG GTATGTGCCTATTGGCATTACATTCCTTGTTGGAAGCAAGATTGTAGAAATGGAAGATATTGTCCTTCTGGTAACCAGCCTGGGAAAATACATCTTTGCCTCAATTCTGGGTCACGTCATCCATGGAGGAATCATTTTGCCGCTTATATATTTTGCATTCACACGCAAAAATCCTTTCAGCTTTCTCTTAGGACTTATAACACCATTTGCAACAGCCTTTGCCACTTGTTCAAG CTCAGCTACTCTCCCATCAATGATCAAGTGTATTGAAGAAAACAATGGAGTAGACAAGAGGATCAGTAGGTTCATCCTTCCTATTGGGGCCACTGTGAACATGGATGGAGCTGCCATATTCCAGTGCGTGGCAGCTGTGTTTATTGCTCAGCTGAATAATGTTGACCTCAATGCTGGACAGATCTTTACTATTCT TGTGACGGCCACTGCAGCCAGCGTTGGAGCGGCTGGAGTCCCAGCTGGAGGAGTTCTGACCATTGCTATTATCCTGGAGGCCATTGGACTTCCCACCAACGATCTATCCTTGATATTAGCAGTGGACTGGATTGT GGACCGAACCACCACTGTTGTGAACGTTGAAGGAGATGCCCTGGGAGCAGGTATCCTTCATTATCTGAATCAAAAAGAAAAGACGTCGAAAGAGCAGGAGCTAAATGAAGTCAATGTAGAAGCGATTCCCAACTGCAAATCTGAAGGGGAAACATCACCTCTGGTAACACACAGGAACCaagtccccaccccagccagcacTGCGGAGCCAGAGTCAAAAGAATCAGTACTGTGA